Below is a genomic region from Eupeodes corollae chromosome 1, idEupCoro1.1, whole genome shotgun sequence.
atttatatttttgtatagtatatttaagaaaacatatttatttacatacatacatatattgaaatACGAAATCGGTAATCCCGTATCTCAAACTTGATCCGTGGGCACATTTTATATGTCTGCTTTCAATAGCTAACTATGTTATGTATATGGTAACTATGTTCGACTATCATCCCTATTATGAGTATcaatttgatagttgataataTCTATCAACTATTTGATGAATCGGTATTATGAacatcaacttttaatttttgaaccgaTTGTGAATAGTTTATTGTGaatgagattttttttctcgtttgacgttttcaattattgttttaaaattttgttatgtgTCTGGACTTCTggagttaaaattgttttgcgaAAATGTAAGTTGttctaataaaaaagttttcatattttaaaaaatatattttatttaggaaCAGAATAGTAAGTAACAGGAAGCAATTGGAAAGAATGGTAGAATTGATGGAGCAAAATCCTGAGGGGGATGTTGTCCAAAGTGGACCTAGGAAAAAAGTGGGAAGCTATCGCAGTGGAGTTGAATAGTTTGGGGCCTCCACAACGCGACTCAACCAAGTGGCAAAGAGTGAGTATAATTTGCTTAAGTATACATTCAATTtgtaatgttttgattttaataggTATGGAttgatcaaaaaacaaaaattaaaaaaaaagttacaaaaaataagatagaGACAATTGCAACTGGCGGAGGACCTAATAAAACAATCCGATTGACTGATGATGAAGAAGCAGTAAGTCGCCTAATGCATTTTAATGCCTGTGTTAATCCCCCGGGTGTTGAATTTGGGTTGCAATTAACAAATTTGACTGACGAAGGTGTTATTGCCGACGAAGACGAAGCAGTGCAGGTCGAAGAAATTGTACCCTTAGTGCAATCACCGAAAAATAGTCAACCAAGGACCTCAAATAAGgaccaaaatgaaaaaaaaagacttgcATTGCTGGAAAACCAAACGTCGGCACAAGacaatttttacaacaaaatgaTTTCTGAGATGAGTAGCATGCAAACAACATTGAATCATCTTAAAAAGAGTATGGACAATATTGAAtactacaacaaaaaaacttatattttgaaaaaagaaaaaaaaagtgaaatccttaaaattaaaaaagaatagttATTGCTCTACAAggaaaacatcaaaaacaaagagaacgacagaaaaacaaaactaaaacttaaaaaacagcTCTTGGAAATCGAGCAAGCGaagcaaaatttaatgaacCATTATCATCCAGTTTGATTATTACTGTGTAATTAGTTATATgactgaatttaatttaatttttaagtttttatatgaagtgaatttttagtttttgagtttttacgtTATTCtgtttaagttttcaataagttatctttattttgtcttttaagttattaaaacaaGCATGAAGTACAAAAATTCCgcttttttattgattaattaTTTGCTAGACATTTATTCATTTCGCATAAAACTTGCAATGGAATCTCTTATGCGGTAACATGATATGGTGAAACAAAACGTACAAGCATAGCATTTATACTATAATAGCCTTTTCTATTATAATAAACATGCCGAAGATCCTTTTTCGGTCCGAGAATTTTAACGTGCGTTCCATCAACAGCTCCGACTACATTTGGAATGccacatttttcgaaaaaataaattttagccCTACGTTCTTCTTCTTGGGAGTATGGAAATTTAATCCATTTTGGACAAATATAATTCTCCAATACACCAAGCAGTTCACTAAGAACGACTGACACTGTTGGTTGTGCCATACCAATATTAAAGTCGTTTCCTACGCTCAATTGGTAACTTCCTTGggcaaagaattttaaaaccgCTGCTAGTTTTAGTACATTTGGAATGGACTGCTGGCTTTTGATCGGTTTAAGTTTTTCCCCAATATCGTTTAACACCTCCAGGAAGGCTTGTTTGGAAAGCCTgaagttttgaatgaatctacAATGAAGTTTCATCAGCCAATGgaagaattaaagaaaagtatCTTATTACATGTGTTCGTCCAAATCCATTGGGTTGGAAGAATCACGTAATGCTCTGCGTATTTTGAGCTGCTGACTTGCGTTAACTTCATCATAACTcccttcaaaaaacaattccgTCGAAATCataatataatttcttaaatttttttttgcctttGAAAATCctgaaatataagttttttgtttgcatgcGAAAATATTCCTAAAGCAACCGAATTaaaaatcgtcaataaaaagtaatttaaaaaaaaaaaatgcgtacaaatcgctgtttctttaaatttatattttattctatggagagaatgaaaaaaacgtaccttttataattttttctaaatttatttgagacgtATCAACCAAGAATTTGTGGTTGATATGATAATTGATGTGTATCTATTTTTCTGATATCCGTAATACCAAGTAATCTCaaaaaatcattcacaataatgataaaattcACAGTTCATCAAcaaagttgatagttgatagccataataccaatgcatcaaaaatattgttatgtatCAAGTAtctagttgatagttgatagctaTAATAGGGCTGTATGTTTAACTTCAtgtcttattaaaaatgtttgtataaaaccaaatgtattttttttacagaaaaagcAACAATAATGTACtagaaattcaaatttgatagaaaacTCTCAAGTTTGCCCTTTCAGCTTCTACTTTCTTCATAAGTGGAGAAAACATATCacaaattaagaatatttgatccaaaaattaattataattgtttGTTTGCAAAGGGGTCAAAATGAAACTATGGGAGGGGTTTAAAATAAGGATTAAAGAAGAGAGTTGctgttcttttgaaattttttttttttcaattacccTACTTCATAAACGCGGTAAAAAAGATGCTCCTTTTGATCCGACTACAAAaagacattattatttttaatgccTAAGTTATCATACTCTTGTCGTACTATAATACCGAATTAAGCAATCGCcattaaatcttcaaaaagagCATAATGAAACCCTTATTCTGTGATATACAAATTTTGGTGTACTTACATTAGAATCTCTTAGTACGATCCTGGTAACTGAAACTAGTCTCCCAAACccaaaaataaatgatggtgtgATTAAAGCTGTAAAGAGGGTATTAGGATCAAAGACGTAAGtttcaatgggcaggttcagggaAC
It encodes:
- the LOC129940442 gene encoding uncharacterized protein LOC129940442; translation: MLSKVDLGKKWEAIAVELNSLGPPQRDSTKWQRVWIDQKTKIKKKVTKNKIETIATGGGPNKTIRLTDDEEAVSRLMHFNACVNPPGVEFGLQLTNLTDEGVIADEDEAVQVEEIVPLVQSPKNSQPRTSNKDQNEKKRLALLENQTSAQDNFYNKMISEMSSMQTTLNHLKKSMDNIEYYNKKTYILKKEKKSEILKIKKE
- the LOC129952116 gene encoding uncharacterized protein LOC129952116; the protein is MISTELFFEGSYDEVNASQQLKIRRALRDSSNPMDLDEHIFIQNFRLSKQAFLEVLNDIGEKLKPIKSQQSIPNVLKLAAVLKFFAQGSYQLSVGNDFNIGMAQPTVSVVLSELLGVLENYICPKWIKFPYSQEEERRAKIYFFEKCGIPNVVGAVDGTHVKILGPKKDLRHVYYNRKGYYSINAMLVRFVSPYHVTA